A segment of the Malaclemys terrapin pileata isolate rMalTer1 chromosome 1, rMalTer1.hap1, whole genome shotgun sequence genome:
GGCCTAGGTCAAACTAACTACGTTGTACAGGGTAGCAATGCACCTAGGCTGTCCTAACTTTCAGGTGTAGGTCAGCAGGCCTTAGAGGTGGGAGTCAACTAAGTCAAGAAGGCGTGTAGGGTTGTCCAAGAGAAACCTACACTTTTGGAGTCTGACAAACCAAGCAACTTCAGAGAAGCAAACTCTCCTGAAGGGCCAAGTGCTGTCACTGGCCAGTCAGCCAGACCCAGACCTGGTGAAATAGTCATTCCAGTTCAACTCTGTTACATCatggcagcaggagcagggctgacagGCCCTGGACCTGCAGTTCCCCACGTgtagcagggagttgggggtgctcCGCACtgaggtgggggcagagcagggatctgatttccggggggagggggggcagcagctCCAGGTGGCACAGACAGGAGCCCCGCCAGGGCACTTCatatagtgggggagctgagagccactgaaccaaactgtaaagcccggatatgatggaaaccgctCCAAGCCCGGGGCTTCGGCAGCGCCCCCAGTTCCAGCCCCTGCGCCGGGGCAGGTGGCGCGGGCACCAGGGAGCGCAGCTGAGGCGGGCAGGGACCCGCTGCCACCTGTTACCTGTAGCCCagcggcagctccccgctccgCCCACCCCACGTGCTCCGTAGGCACCGCATCACCGAGTCCGCCAGCTGCTCAGGGCCGccgccgcccggccccgcagggcAGAGGGTCTCGCGGACGAAGGCCCGGGCCGCCCGCGACCACCGCTGCtcctgggggagagaaggggagcgtcagggcagggcggggggagagcgCGCGAGGGGGAACGGGGACAGGGGgagagagcgcgcgcgcgcgAGCGGggtagggaaggggagagagcgcGCGTGGGTCACTTACAGCCCCACCAGGCTCCTCCATGCACACATCGCGGCTGCCGCCCGGCCGGCCAGGAGTCTCCATAGGAACGCGGGGGAGGAAGCCGCGGGGCACCACGGGTGTGACGTTACAGGCAGTGCCGGCTCCCGGCCAATCagccacaccccccccccttcgcaCGCTCGCCCGCCAGCTGCCGCGTGAGCGCCGGACCGGATGCGGGGGAAGGTGCGGGGCCTGCCCGGCCGGCTAAGCCGGCGCCGCCGCTCAGGAGTTTCCTTCCGCCCGCGGGCAGCGACTGAGCGCTGCcagatggggggcggggcaggctcCGGCTTCGCAGAGCCGCTTGAGGCTGCGAGGGGAGTTTCTCCCCCACCAGCGCGGCCCACGCGGGCAGGGGAGCGACGAGCGGGCTACACCGCTGTGTGGCTCCGCGCCCCCTGTGTCACTTGCCCGCAGCCGCGGGGCTACGGTAGAAAATCCCAGCCCAGGCCGGACTAGGGTGCGCGAAGCAGGCCCGAGGGGGGAGATGGTGAGGGACTGGGAGGGTCTTGCGGCGCGTGAAGGAAGTTAAGGGGTAGAGCCTCTGCGTGGAGGATGGCTGGGGTAGATGGGATTCTTCACCTCACAGTGGTGCATCTACCCTAGTAAAGCTAGTACCTGTCTTCCAATAACatggcagctgcactggtgccaaGCTGCTAGTAGGGGCAGGCATTTTTATCTCACCTCAAAAACCTGCTTGTTCCTGCCCTACAGGAGTACTTACATCCTTGCTATCATTGGTACAGCTGCACTGTGTCTGCTAGCTGCTGAAATGTGTGTACTAGTTTTGTTTCTATAGCAAAGGCCAGGAGGTCAAAATAAGAACTGCTGGGATCTCTGCCATGAAGGGGAGTGTCTTTCCCGGACCTgaagaccaacttctgttggcgaaaaagacaagctttgaagcttatacaaaacttttcttcaggtctgtgaaaaGTAGAattctgtgtggctcgaaagcttgtgtttcttaccaacagaagtgggtccaatagaagatattacctgacctaccttgtctctaatatgctgggagggacacagctacagctgcactgcatacatgaaagggggggggggcgggaggtcaGATTGGGACTTGGACCTCTGCGGAAGGTAAAATGAGAAATAGTGTCCCACAGCAGGCAGGTGAATTGGAGTAGGGCTAGATCTGTGGCCCATTTGGGAAGGGAGTGTGGGATTCTGGGACCATTCTGCCCATTGATGCCCTATACAGAGAGCTGgaattggggagagagagagaaagggccaGGGGAGAGATCTATGGAAAAGGTGTCTGATCTGGTGATTCTCCTGATGGTGCTTTAAAGTggtgactttatttttaaatgcaaatgcTTAGCAGGAGGGAGAAGATATTTCTTCCCCAGGGTTCATGTGTTGGTCTCATTCCCCTCTGACACTGTCCTCTGTTGCACCAAGCTGTCAGAAGACTCTGAAGGTCCAGCAGAGTCCATTCCATGGAGGGCTGGCAGCTGATCTAGGGAAGAGGCTGAGGGAGAAGGTGTGTTTTCCCTATCCAGTGGTAAATCTGGGAAGTTGGTGCATCTTGAGGCTGCATTAACAACTGTATGGAGGCCCCCTATGCCCTATTGTATAAGCAACCTCTAAAGGAGTTTCCAGTAACAGATACAATCAGGGAAAGCTAAAgcatgggtggggcaggggggagggactACTGATGTGAAGGCCTCTATGGCAGTgacaggtatcagagtagcagccgtgttagtctgtatccgcaaaaagaacaggagtacttgtggcaccttagagactaacaaatgtattagagcataagctttcgtggactacagcccacttctttggatgcatacagaatggaacatatattgaggagatatatatacacacatacaactcccacctgttcatgctctctgtatgtgtgtatatatatctcctcaatatatgttccattctatatgcatccgaagaagtgggctgtagtccacgaaagcttatgctctaatgaatttgttagtctctaaggtgccacaagtactcctgttctttctatggcagtggttctttCCGGATTacttgtacccctttcaggagtctgatttgccttatataccccaagtttcacctcacttaaaaactcaggctttgggcttcggctttctgccctgggccccagctagtctaacgctggccctggtgaccccaATAAAGCAaaatcacagtttgagaactgctgatatagtatatagagcagtataaacaagtcattgtatgaaattttagtttgtactgacttcacttgtgctttttatgtagcctgttataaaactaggtaaatatctggATGAGCTGATttaacccctggaagacctctgcataaccCCTGGTTTACGGGTATCCctcgttgagaaccactgctctagggaatCCTCTGAAATCTGCATGGATCTTGGGAGATCTATTGGTTCTGGAGGCTGACATCTAGGGCAGTAGGGGTAAACCTCATCCACTAACATAATGACTTGAGAAAAacttggtgattttttttctttatgaggGTGTGACTTCGTCATCCACATGAGTTATTACATCAGTATAttggaatttttttctgtggggaacAATCCTGTATCGGCCATGTTCAAAGAAGTAGATAAGCTAGACAAGACCTAACGtgccttttccatctctactgTCAGCTGGGTGCAATGTGGGAAGAGCTTTCCCTGCTTTTTTCTTCCTGCTGAGCACATCAtatgggccaaaagaaatctgatgaggttcaacaaggacaagtgcagagtcctgcacttaagacggaagaatcccatgcactactacagactagggactgaatggctaggcagcagttctgcagaaaaggacgtagggggttacagtggacgagaagctggatatgagtcgacagtgtgcccttgttgccaagaaagctaatggcattttgggctgtataagtaggggcattgccagcagattgagggacgtgatcattcccctctattcgacattggtgaggcctcatcttgagtactgtgtcccgttttgggccccactctacaagaaggatgtggaaaaattagaaagagtccagcggagggcaacaaaaatgattaggggactggagcacatgacttatgaggagaggctgagggaactgggattgtttagtctgcagaagagaagaatgaggggggatttgatagctgctttcagctacctgaaagggggttccaaagaggatggatctagactgttctcagtggtggcaaatgacagaacaaggagtaatggtctcaagttgcagtgagggaggtttaggttggctattaggaaaaactttttcactaggagggtggtgaagcactggaatgggttacctagggaagtggtggaatctccttccttagaggtttttaaggtcaggcttgacaaagccctggctgggatgatttagttggggattggtcccactttgagcagagggttggactagatgacttcctgaggtcccttccaactctgatattctgtgataAACCTTGGGCCAAAGAAAGCATGATCCCAGTTTGGAGTAAAGAAAGGAACTTTTATACAAGGGCCTTGTCTCAAAGAACTTACAAACTGAAGGGACAACATCTAAATGAGGGAGTTCTTTATCATTTAGCCACTTAAACCATGCTGTTTTCATATTCTTTTTTTACCACGTTTTTTTATTACTCTCTTTtagtttagagagacaaggtggttgaggtaatatcttttatcagaccaacttctgttggtgagcgagacaaacTTTCAacattacacagagctcttcttcgggtcatTTAGTTCATTCTCTTAAGGCACATTAAATAAAGCAGGAGATACTGTAAGTACAGTAAGCACAGAAACCTTGTTTCACGTTTAGCCATTTTTGCGTTTCCTTGCCAAATCGTTTAGGCAGATAGTGAAGAGACTTGTCAATTTTCTCtagtttctgtttttaaatatagcCATATGTAATTCCAtaccaaaaatatattaaaataacattGCCTAATGAAGCACCCAGAAGTCAAAATATGTCCCAGTTAAGATTTCATGGGAACCTTAGGTCTACCTCCTGGTGTTTCTGTTTTACAATAGTATTTGATTACTGGATCTCATACTAGTTTTTTCTGCAGGTCCTATCTCATTTcttaatgggaaaaaaattaaaataactctTGTTTGGATAAACAGCATAAAAACAACCAAAGTGAACCAGGGTTCGTGTAcatcttaggcctagtctacactaggaatttatCTCGAATTTatcagcgttaaaccgaattaaccctgcacccgtccacgcaacgaagccctttacttcgatataaagggctcttaatatcgatatctgtactcctccctgacgaggggagtagcgctgaaattggTATTGCCGTGTcggattagggttagtgtggccgcaattcgacggtattggcttccgggagctatcccacagtgcaccattgtgacctctctggacagcaatctgaactcggatgcactggtcaggtagacaggaaaagccccgcaaacttttgaattacatttcctgtttgcccagtatgcagagcacaggtgaccatgcagagctcatcagcacaggtaaccatgcagtccgagaatcggaaaagagcaccagcatggaccgtatgggaggtactggatctgattgctatatggggagaggattcagtgctagcagaactacattccaaaagacgaaatgccaaaacatttgaaaaaatctccaagggcatgctGGAGAGAGGCAACAATAGGGAATCActacagtgctgcgtgaaagttaaggagctcagaaaagcctatcaaaaaaccaaggaggcaaacggtcgctccgggtcagagccgcagacatgccgcttctacgccgagctgcatgcaattctagggggggccgccaccactaccccacctctgaccgtggattccgaggcgggggtaatctcagccatgcctgaggattctgcggacggggaagatgaggaggaggaggatgacgacgagcttgcagagagcacacagcactctgttctccccaacaggcgggatctttttctcagcctgactgaagtaccctcccaaggcattatcccagaccatgaagccatggaagagacctctggtgagtgtacctttgtaaatataaaaaatggtttaaaagcaagcgttttttaatgattaatttgccctgaggacgtGGGaggcattcgtggccagtacagctactggaaaagtctgttaacgtgtctggggatggagcggaaatcctccagggacatctccgtgaagctctcctggaggtactccaaaagcctttgcagaaggtttctgggcagtgcagccttattccgtccaccgtggtaggacacttgaccacgccatgctagtagcaagtaatctagTATTGCATGACAAAggctggcagcgtatggtcccggtgtttgctggcattccagcaacatccgttctttatctcgctgtgttatcctcaggagagtgatatcgttcatggtaacctagttaaaatacaggaatttaattaatgggacagaggtggccgttcctactgggctgtttgcctgtggctgaaaagaaatccttccctgcagttagccaagctgggggggagggaggggaatcttccctgataccagccatgccgtgggaggagggataaagtgatcatcccagagaattggatggggaggagttagtttggtttctgctgctgcatgttaacaggaaaaccgcagcacttaaggggctttgcttggtatgtgggaaaggagggcgctgcttgtagaaaagctgcagaagccgaaagacaatggcttaccatggccgcatgcaagccgaattctgttgcccggacctgcgtctgtgctcTCTAATACCAAAGCCGaaggcactcaatattaaaagatgcaaaatgcgaccttgtaccgaaatcacatgcgctatgtaatgtgaatagtgttgttcaccgtgaaagagtataagcattgttctgtaaaatgtagctttttaaatacttctctcccttttttccctccctcccgcagctgcaaatttttcaagcctcgcTCCTcggtcccgaaggctatctcagataaggcgtaaaaaaaagaggacgcgagatgaaatgttctcggaaatcatggaatccacccgcagtgaaagagctcatctgaatgagtggaaggacacggtatcgaagtacaggaaagatgccagtgaacgtgaggacaggagggatgcttgagatgagaggtggcaggctgcaacgctggggctgctgtgtgatcaaatggacatgctccggcgtctggtggagcttcaggaacggcagcaggagcacagagtgctgctgcagccgctgtataacctccctcccccctcaccctgctccattacctcctcacccagacgtgtaagaatgtgggggggaggctccatgcaccctcccaatccaccccagtggacagcccaaccaaaaggctgtcattactttgaacatttttagtggccttttccttccctcctatcctcctcccaaaccccacccgggctaccttctcaattctctccctctttttataatcaattaataaagaatgcatgatttttaaatgatagtgactttatttcctttgaaagcaagctgggatcgaagggggagggtgggttgcttacagagaatgagtcaatcaagggggtcgGTTTTcctcaaggagaaacaaacagaacgttcacacggtagcctggccagtcatgaaactggttttcaaagcttctctgatgcgcagtgcttcctggtgtgctcttctaatcgccctggtgtctggctgcgtgtaatcagcagccaggtgatttgcctcagcctcccaccccaccataaaggtcttccccttactctcacagagattgtggagcacacagcaagcagcaataacaatggggatattggtttgactgaggtctgagcgagtcagtaaagatagccagcgaccttttaaacgtccaaatgcacattctaccaccattctgcacttgctcaacctgtagttgaacagctcctgactactgtccaggctgcctgtgtatggcttcatgagccatggcattaaggggtaggtctccaaggataactataggcatttcaacattcccaactgttattttctggtctgggaagtaagtccgttgctgcagccatttaaacagagtagtgttcctgaagacgcgagcgtcatgaacccttcccggccattccacgttgatgttggtgaaacatcccttgtgatccaccagtgcttgcagcaccattgaaaagtaccccttgcggtttacgtactggctgccctggtgctccggtgccaagatagggatatgggttccatctatcgccccaccacagttagggaatcccattgcagcaaagccatccactatgacctgcacatttcccagagtcactacctttggtagcagctgctcagtgattgctttggctacttgcatcacagcagcccccacagtagatttgccaacTCCAGATTGATTCCCTACTGATCGGTATCTGTCTGGTGTTGCgaacttccacagggctatcgccactcgcgtctcaactgtgagggctgctctcatcttggtattctggcgcttcagggcaggggaaagcaagtcacaaagttccatgaaagtgcccttatgcatgcgaaagtttcgcagccactgggaattgtcccacatctgcaacactatgcgatcccaccagtctgtgcttgtttcccaggcccagaatcggcgttccgtggcatgaacctgccccattaacagcatgatctccaaagcgccggggcccgcggtttaatagaattccatgtccatgtcctcatcactctcgtcgccgcgctgccgtagcctactcctcattgcctggttttgcaggttctggttcagcataaactgcacgataacgcgtgaggtgtttacaatgttcatgactgctgtcttgagctgagcgggctccaggcttgccacagtatggcatctgcactgttcacccaggaaaaagccGCAAAATGGTTATCTGCCgttgctttccaggagggaggggaggatgtacccagaaccacccgcgacaatgatttttgccccatcaggcattgggatctcaacccagaattccaatgggcggaggagactgcgggaactatgggatagctatgggatagctacccacagtgcaacactccagaaatcgacactagccaccgaattaatgtgcttagtgtggccgcatacatttgactttatacaatctgttttcaaaaaccggtttctgtaaaatcggaataatcccgtagtgtagtcATACCTTCAGTATAGCCCAGTAACTGAACACTCTGGAGTTCTGTGATCACAGCTGGAAAATTGTGACCGGCTCGTTAGTGCACTCCCCTTTCCACTACCAGAGGAGGTTTTCTTATTTGGTTTGTTTCTTGATTATTAATACAACCAAACCGTGGTTTAATGACGATTATCCCAAAATTTTAAAAGGGtggaaataaaagtaaaaggCCAGCATTTATTGCCATGTTCAGTGATGATAATACAGTGCATGTGGCATTCACTTCCATTGGCAACATACTCCATATACGTCCAACATACATCAAAGCAGTGTGCACCCCAAATTAATCAAACTTGCTTCCTGTCACAAAATCTTAACCCTGACTTCCTAATTAATTGTCTCAAGAAACTGGCACATccttaaaaattttattaaagctaatgttaaaaaaattatataatacataggttggggAAAGAATGTtttgtacatctgggtatagtgcttagattatccataaatacaaagtttgtttttaaaagtcatatgcgCTGGCATAGattacataatcagcaataacctaaatttaggtgaatagatttaacaatacagtttagttattagaatccgaatacttggtacatcactcatgaaaagttatacagagatttggttgtggaaagcaaaatatatcaataagtgaagattgtccctcagtaattgagaattaggttagTTGTCCATTGATAAAATACAGTCCTACTATCACACAGTCCAAACATGGGTAATGTTATATTTTGCCGTTGTTGAGTTTGCTCATAAGGATTTTGCATTAGGATGCATTACACTTGCTTTATATTTTGAAGGTCTTCTTTGTAACCATAAGAACTAGAAgacttcttgtttttttaaattgggattaCGGAGAACAAGATAGTACcctaaaaaaccccaccaaaatgCTGGCTCACTGATATGACTAGTGCAATTTAAACCCATGCCCCCTTGCCAGATTCCAAAGTCCTGCTGCAAATAATGGAGGTGTTAGAGCTGTTAGAAAAAAGTTGCAAGAATCTTTTATGGAAAGTGCAAAATAACCTAAATAACCTCTCCATTATAATAACacctgtatataaatatatatgtagATAATATAAAGAGCACCAATTACTGGCATATATATATGTAGCATTGTTCATAGTAGGTTTAATAAGAGTTTTACACTGCATATGGCTTCTTGAATGCTGCTCTTAACAAACGGGTTAGCTGAGTCTCAtgtctagagagacaaggtgggagaggtaatagcttttactggaccaacttctgttggtgagagagacaagctctcagTCTTGTGGAGGGTTTACTAGGAGGTTGGGGATTGATCTCTGGGTTTCTCTCTGACCCATGAGTTGGAAGGGGTGGGTCTGTCTTGTCCCACAAGAATGAGGAAGATTAGTAGGGAAGATGGATGTCTGCTACCCTGAGGGAAGGATTGGCGTTAATGAGAACGACTGAGTTTTTGtcccatggggaggggagagtgaatGGGGTAAGGGCTGAATCTCTTGGGCCTCAGTCTCTGTGCTGTGGGTAGGGGAGGGTTAACTTTACAGTTCCATGTTGCCTCcctcgtctcccccccccccctttcctgttgCTTTCTCACCCTTTGCTGGCAGGAAGTTGCGGAACTTACTAGTTTCAGTTTGTGTTCGGTCTCTTCGTGCTAGATTCGCGCTGGCCTTGGGGGGGCTTCTCTGTAGACGGGGGTCTTATCATGGGGACGTAGGAGACGACAGAACTATGGCCCATCCGGAGCCTTCCCCTACCTTGGTGGCTACGGTGAGTAACACTTGGggtgagtgcctaactcccaacAGTCAGTCACCAGGCTGGAGAGTCGGGTTAATgggagcacagagctgggagtggtGTGGGTCTGGTTGGTGACTGCAGGAAGACTGGGAGTCAAGTATCCTGGGTTGTATCCCCAGGtctgggagggctgtggggtctggtgggttaaaATTGGGAGGAGAGTGAGAGTTAGGGAATCTGAGTTTTATTTTCTGATGTGCCTTTTGTGAGTCCCTTCCATTTTGCGGTCTCCTTTTCCCCTCTGTAGAAGTAGGCTGGTACTGATAACCTGCCTCCCCTCGTGAGCTGCTCTCTCCTCCACTGGTGTGACCCCGTAGAACAGTGGTCCCCACATTTTTTactttgcacccccccccccccgctggggcTGGGCCATGGCTCCTGGAGGGAGGGGCGTGGACAGGAGTAAGTGGGacaaggctggggccacagctggggagcGTTGCCTTGGGAGGGGGCCGA
Coding sequences within it:
- the LOC128844815 gene encoding uncharacterized protein LOC128844815: MQSSSAQVTMQSENRKRAPAWTVWEVLDLIAIWGEDSVLAELHSKRRNAKTFEKISKGMLERGNNRESLQCCVKVKELRKAYQKTKEANGRSGSEPQTCRFYAELHAILGGAATTTPPLTVDSEAGVISAMPEDSADGEDEEEEDDDELAESTQHSVLPNRRDLFLSLTEVPSQGIIPDHEAMEETSAANFSSLAPRSRRLSQIRRKKKRTRDEMFSEIMESTRSERAHLNEWKDTVSKYRKDASEREDRRDA